One part of the Pelecanus crispus isolate bPelCri1 chromosome 20, bPelCri1.pri, whole genome shotgun sequence genome encodes these proteins:
- the TJP3 gene encoding tight junction protein ZO-3: MEEMVIWEQQTVTLSKDPQRGFGFAVSGGRDRPNRVTGDTAVVVSDVVAGGPAVGRLQRKDHIVMVNGLSMENVSSSFAIQTLKTCGKIANITLKRPKKVHLPISKSSPGSPTTPRRYDSDEDYGLHGADPALHRSRDDLDHSQGYDGDSSSERSSGHHRDDRRHHKSVSRNRRRSQDSSHWRQSPGSGSDRRGYSRHHSANGFGHEGDTNGLALVSGFKRLPHQDVPMKPITSVLVKRKQNEEYGLKLGSQLFIKHIVESGLAAKGGSLQEGDLILKINGVASEDMSLADTQQLIEQTEGTLTLLILRDHRQFLVNIPDIEDDQSDSSRMDDISDIDSELSHLPSPETSPQPPAGAGMNSPSERRRSNRDPAVDTIVDNARGPDLLEAVEGDGCHNPHTSPAAQAARKDGYSADSRVVHFVKAKSVGLRLAGGNDVGIFVSSVQEGSPADSQDIREGDQILQVNNTSFQNLTREEAVEYLMRLPPGEDITLWTQSKQDIYRKMISSNVGDSFYIRTHFDFEKDTPSGLSFVRGDVFHVLDTMYQGRLGSWLAVRMSRDLQEQDKGIIPNRSRAEQIASLESVLKATSGANPSGARAEFWKLRGLRGAKKMLRKSREDLSALTKQGRYPPYERVVLKEASFRRPVVILGPIADIAMQKLSTELPELFEIAPSVPRDGTSSKVIKLDAVRQIAEKDKHALLDITPSAVECLNYMQYYPVVVFCEPESRQGIKAMRQWLAPDSRKSSRRLYAQASKMKKYCSQLFTATVSLSSNTWYEAIKDIIRTQQSQPIWTAVEQADVALEDSLDLLNPLSTAASGYLTCDSHANSDYDDTDGEAGAYTDGEAEDAYDQPGLARSSEPAQMSPSHGLSEQKGPPAHQQQQPGQHYDSIRQYEHDTVRKRFTRARDDSDQDEGYEWGPATDV, from the exons ATGGAGGAGATGGTGATCTGGGAGCAGCAGACGGTGACGCTGAGCAAG GACCCTCAACGGGGCTTTGGCTTTGCTGTCTCCGGAGGCCGGGACCGTCCCAACAGGGTGACCGGGGACACAGCGGTGGTCGTTTCGGATGTCGTGGCCGGGGGACCAGCAGTGGGCCGGCTCCA GAGGAAGGATCACATCGTGATGGTGAATGGCCTTTCCATGGAGAACGTCTCGTCCTCCTTTGCCATCCAGACACTTAAAACCTGTGGCAAGATCGCCAACATT ACACTGAAAAGACCGAAGAAAGTCCACCTCCCTATAAGCAAGAGCAGCCCCGGGTCCCCCACCACGCCCAGGCGCTATGACTCGGACGAGGACTACGGGTTGCATGGTGCGGATCCAGCCCTGCACCGCTCCCGGGATGACCTGGACCACAGCCAGGGCTACGACGGGGACTCGTCCAGCGAGAGGAGCTCTGGCCACCACCGGGACGACCGCCGCCACCACAAGTCGGTGTCCCGGAACCGGAGGCGAAGCCAGGACAGCAGCCACTGGAGGCAGAGCCCCGGCAGCGGCTCAGATCGGAGGGGCTACAGCCGGCACCACTCTGCCAATGGCTTCGGCCATGAAGGGGACACCAATGGGCTGGCCCTGGTGTCGGGCTTCAAGCGTCTGCCGCACCAGGATGTGCCGATGAAGCCCATCACGTCAGTCCTGGTGAAGAGGAAGCAGAACGAAG AGTATGGCCTGAAGCTGGGAAGTCAGCTTTTCATCAAGCACATAGTGGAGAGCGGGCTGGCGGCGAAGGGCGGCTCCTTGCAGGAGGGAGACCTCATCCTGAAG ATCAACGGGGTGGCCAGCGAGGACATGTCCCTGGCTGACACCCAGCAGCTCATCGAGCAGACGGAGGGGACCCTGACCCTGCTCATCCTCCGGGACCACCGTCAGTTCCTGGTTAACATCCCCGACATAGAAGACGACCAGAGCGACAGCTCCCGGATGGATG atatCTCTGACATCGACTCTGAACTGTCCCATCTGCCATCCCCTGAGACCTCCCCGCAACCTCCAGCTGGTGCCGGGATGAATTCACCATC GGAGAGGAGACGATCGAACAGGGACCCTGCGGTCGACACGATCGTGGACAACGCTCGGGGCCCTG ACCTGCTGGAAGCCGTGGAGGGGGATGGCTGCCACAACCCCCACACCAGCCCCGCTGCCCAAGCTGCCCGCAAGGACGG GTACAGCGCCGACTCCAGGGTCGTGCACTTCGTGAAGGCCAAGAGTGTTGGGCTGAGGCTTGCTGGTGGGAACGACGTGGGCATCTTCGTGTCGAGCGTGCAGGAGGGGAGCCCAGCCGACAGCCAGGACATCCGGGAAGGGGACCAGATCCTGCAG GTGAACAACACCAGTTTTCAGAACCTGACCCGCGAGGAGGCCGTGGAGTATCTCATGAGGCTCCCACCAGGCGAGGACATCACGCTGTGGACCCAGAGCAAGCAGGACA TTTACAGGAAGATGATCTCGTCCAACGTGGGCGACTCATTCTACATCCGGACACACTTTGACTTTGAGAAGGACACACCATCGGGGCTCAGCTTCGTCCGTGGGGACGTCTTCCATGTGCTGGACACCATGTaccagggcaggctggggagctggctggctgtGCGCATGAGCAGGGACCTGCAGGAGCAGGACAAGGGCATCATCCCCAACCGGAGCAG GGCCGAGCAGATTGCCAGCCTGGAGTCGGTGCTGAAAGCCACGTCTGGTGCCAACCCCTCTGGGGCACGGGCTGAGTTTTGGAAGCTGCGGGGCCTGCGGGGAGCCAAGAAGATGCTGCGGAAGAGCCGGGAGGACCTGTCCGCCCTCACAAAGCAGGGCCGCTACCCGCCGTATGAGAGGGTGGTCCTGAAGGAAG ccagcTTCAGGCGGCCGGTGGTGATCCTGGGCCCCATTGCAGACATTGCCATGCAGAAGCTGAGCACGGAGCTGCCCGAGCTGTTTGAGATTGCCC CAAGCGTGCCCCGAGACGGAACATCGTCCAAGGTCATCAAGTTGGACGCAGTGCGGCAGATCGCAGAGAAG GACAAGCATGCCTTGTTGGACATCACACCCTCGGCTGTGGAGTGCCTCAACTACATGCAGTACTACCCGGTGGTGGTGTTTTGCGAGCCTGAGAGCCGGCAGGGCATCAAGGCCATGCGCCAGTGGCTGGCGCCCGACTCCAGGAAGAGCTCCCGGCGCCTCTATGCCCAGGCCAGCAAGATGAAGAAGTACTGCAGCCAACTCTTCACTGCCACCGTCAGCCTCAGCAGCAACACCTGGTATGAGGCGATCAAGGACATCATCAGGACGCAGCAGAGCCAGCCCATTTGGACGGCGGTGGAGCAG gcagatgtggcactggAGGACAGTCTGGACCTGCTGAACCCGCTGAGCACAGCAGCTTCGGGCTACCTGACTTGCGACAGTCACGCCAACAGCGACTACGACGACACAGACGGCGAGGCGGGCGCCTACACCGACGGCGAGGCAGAGGACGCCTATGACCAGCCCGGGCTGGCCCGCTCCTCTGAGCCAGCGCAGATGTCCCCAAGCCACGGCCTGAGCGAGCAGAAGGGTCCCCCC GCgcatcagcagcagcagccgggcCAGCACTACGACAGCATCAG GCAGTACGAGCACGACACCGTGAGGAAGAGGTTCACACGGGCCAGGGATGACTCAGACCAGGACGAAGGCTACGAGTGGGGCCCGGCTACAGATGTGTAG